In Croceicoccus sp. Ery15, a genomic segment contains:
- the ilvN gene encoding acetolactate synthase small subunit: MHIQHREQERHVLAVTVDNDPGILAKIAGLFTARGYNIDSLTVADITENHRVSRITIVTHGPPQVIDQIHAQLERLVPVHKVVDLTEQGPHVERELALVKVAGKGDNRVEALRLADVYRAKVVDSTTQSFIFEITGAPEKIDSFVALMRELGLVEVGRTGIVGMMRGANGV, from the coding sequence ATGCATATCCAGCACAGAGAGCAGGAACGGCACGTTCTGGCCGTCACCGTCGATAACGACCCGGGCATTCTGGCCAAGATCGCCGGTTTGTTCACCGCACGCGGCTATAATATCGATTCGCTGACGGTGGCCGATATTACCGAAAACCATCGGGTATCGCGCATCACCATCGTCACCCACGGCCCTCCGCAGGTGATCGACCAGATCCATGCGCAGCTGGAACGGCTGGTCCCCGTGCACAAGGTCGTGGACCTGACCGAACAGGGGCCGCATGTCGAACGCGAACTGGCGCTGGTGAAAGTGGCCGGCAAGGGCGACAACCGGGTCGAGGCACTGCGCCTTGCCGATGTGTATCGGGCCAAGGTCGTGGATTCGACCACGCAGAGTTTCATTTTCGAAATCACCGGTGCACCGGAGAAAATCGACAGCTTCGTCGCATTGATGCGCGAACTGGGTCTGGTCGAAGTGGGCCGGACCGGGATCGTGGGCATGATGCGCGGGGCGAACGGCGTCTGA
- the ilvC gene encoding ketol-acid reductoisomerase: protein MKVYYDADCDINLVTDKKIAIVGYGSQGHAHAQNLRDSGVKDVAIALREGSATRKKAEGAGFKVMTNSEAAEWADILMILAPDEHQAAIYNDDIAGRMKPGSALAFAHGLNVHFGLIEPPKDIDVIMIAPKGPGHTVRSEYQRGGGVPCLIAIHQDATGNAHDVALAYASGVGGGRSGIIETNFKEECETDLFGEQAVLCGGVTHLIQAGFETLVEAGYAPEMAYFECLHETKLIVDLLYEGGIANMRYSISNTAEYGDIKTGPRIITDETKAEMKRVLADIQSGRFVKDFVLDNRAGQPELKASRKAAEAHPIEQTGAKLRAMMPWIGANKLVDKEKN, encoded by the coding sequence GTGAAGGTTTATTACGACGCCGATTGCGACATCAATCTGGTCACCGACAAGAAGATCGCCATCGTCGGCTATGGCAGCCAGGGTCATGCCCATGCGCAGAACCTGCGCGACAGCGGCGTGAAGGACGTGGCCATCGCCCTGCGCGAAGGTTCGGCCACCCGCAAAAAGGCCGAAGGCGCCGGTTTCAAGGTGATGACCAATTCGGAAGCTGCCGAATGGGCCGACATCCTGATGATCCTTGCCCCCGACGAGCATCAGGCTGCGATCTATAACGACGATATCGCGGGCCGCATGAAGCCCGGTTCGGCACTGGCTTTCGCCCATGGCCTGAACGTCCATTTCGGCCTGATCGAACCGCCCAAGGACATCGACGTCATCATGATCGCGCCCAAGGGTCCCGGTCACACGGTGCGCAGCGAATACCAGCGCGGCGGCGGTGTGCCCTGCCTGATCGCGATCCATCAGGACGCGACCGGCAATGCGCATGACGTGGCGCTGGCTTATGCCAGCGGCGTCGGCGGTGGCCGTTCGGGCATCATCGAAACGAACTTCAAGGAAGAGTGCGAAACCGACCTTTTCGGCGAACAGGCCGTTCTGTGCGGCGGCGTGACCCATCTGATCCAGGCCGGCTTCGAAACGTTGGTCGAGGCTGGTTACGCCCCCGAGATGGCCTATTTCGAATGTCTGCACGAAACGAAGCTGATCGTCGACCTGCTGTATGAAGGCGGCATCGCGAACATGCGCTATTCGATTTCGAACACTGCCGAATATGGCGACATCAAAACGGGTCCGCGCATCATCACCGACGAGACGAAGGCCGAAATGAAGCGCGTTCTGGCTGACATCCAGTCAGGCCGCTTCGTCAAGGATTTCGTTCTCGACAATCGTGCGGGCCAGCCCGAGCTGAAGGCAAGCCGCAAGGCCGCAGAAGCACACCCGATCGAGCAGACCGGTGCCAAGCTGCGCGCCATGATGCCGTGGATCGGCGCAAACAAGCTGGTCGACAAGGAAAAGAACTAA